One genomic segment of bacterium includes these proteins:
- a CDS encoding TetR/AcrR family transcriptional regulator: protein MTERKRQILEEAIEILSSDGYANLSMRALARASGMKLGALQYHFPTWEDLLHDLAAFIAEEYGRSFDALAAGGGSPDLRETMQFLLEDSPADATLQADRLFPQLWAMAQVEPVMESLLDAIYRRYLDTLEERLIAEGSRAPRAEALMLMSMVEGATLFVGQGRRWARHAKSMRAAVLEFIDANYGEEG from the coding sequence CTGACCGAACGCAAGCGGCAGATCCTCGAGGAAGCGATCGAGATCCTCTCGTCCGATGGCTACGCCAATCTGAGCATGCGCGCCCTGGCGCGCGCCAGCGGCATGAAGCTGGGCGCGCTGCAGTATCACTTCCCCACCTGGGAAGATCTGTTGCACGACCTCGCCGCCTTCATCGCCGAGGAGTACGGGCGCTCGTTCGATGCGCTGGCGGCAGGCGGCGGTTCGCCGGATCTCCGCGAGACCATGCAGTTTCTCCTCGAAGACTCGCCGGCCGACGCCACGTTGCAGGCCGACAGGCTCTTCCCGCAGCTGTGGGCGATGGCCCAGGTAGAGCCCGTGATGGAATCACTGCTCGACGCCATCTATCGCCGATACCTGGACACCCTGGAAGAACGACTCATCGCAGAAGGTAGCCGCGCTCCCCGTGCCGAAGCGCTCATGCTCATGTCGATGGTGGAAGGCGCAACGCTGTTCGTGGGTCAAGGACGGCGCTGGGCGCGTCATGCCAAGTCCATGCGTGCCGCCGTCCTCGAGTTCATCGACGCCAACTACGGCGAGGAAGGTTGA